One genomic window of Actinoplanes lobatus includes the following:
- a CDS encoding ricin-type beta-trefoil lectin domain protein: MMKLRRGAGDDRGSLPMVMMVTFVGLALSAAFLPTIVRQVVATRSFVDRDTALNGARIGMDVVMARVAAASEKVAEGDIRGLLEDLPKCVVEGDAGLSAAGEKLAYKVTITYYDENDVELACPLTKVVPKTAKLESQGIGTLNLAKAGESPKYGSRTLNGTYTFAIDNSNVDGGAIRISSSTIGDLCMDGVQKSPAPGAAIVMRKCDGGSTQQFQYTKELYIRLVNSETTTATKGMCLYAGADAHKSGTGTVFQPCPSGTAIATQFQWSLDGNSVMHSAGPDRKVESLCLNLKTASKVDTPLQLGTCSAGATVNVWRFDPGVGAGMAGEETYQLVNYAQFSRCLDVTNKDTGYAYMIAWFCKQDPSGVVEWNQIWVHPIPVEPATEKEGPVVVTNSGTKYCLKSPLKSESWVTAEKCPTNLSVSALPDRLIWKVRHQDKTYTKSYRIEDRAGLCLQPTDLAKATKDTTHSDGTSRIKVAVCSASELQKWNAPANLSGFSPIGDITEK; encoded by the coding sequence ATGATGAAGCTGCGCCGCGGCGCCGGTGACGACCGCGGATCGCTGCCGATGGTGATGATGGTCACCTTCGTAGGCCTGGCCCTGTCCGCGGCCTTCCTTCCGACGATCGTCCGCCAGGTCGTCGCCACCCGCAGCTTCGTCGACCGCGACACCGCTCTCAACGGTGCCCGCATCGGTATGGACGTGGTGATGGCCCGCGTCGCCGCCGCCTCCGAGAAAGTGGCCGAAGGCGACATCCGGGGTCTGCTGGAGGATCTCCCCAAGTGCGTGGTCGAAGGCGACGCCGGTTTGTCCGCGGCCGGTGAGAAGCTCGCCTACAAGGTGACCATCACCTACTACGACGAGAACGACGTGGAGCTGGCCTGCCCGCTCACCAAGGTGGTGCCGAAGACCGCGAAGCTCGAGTCGCAGGGTATCGGCACCCTCAACCTGGCCAAGGCCGGCGAGTCGCCGAAGTACGGCTCGCGCACCCTGAACGGCACCTACACGTTCGCCATCGACAACTCGAACGTCGACGGCGGTGCCATCCGGATCTCCTCCTCCACCATCGGTGACCTGTGCATGGACGGGGTGCAGAAGTCCCCGGCGCCCGGCGCGGCGATCGTCATGCGCAAGTGCGACGGCGGCAGCACACAGCAGTTCCAGTACACCAAGGAGCTGTACATACGCCTGGTCAACTCGGAGACGACCACCGCCACCAAGGGCATGTGCCTGTACGCGGGTGCCGACGCGCACAAGAGTGGCACCGGGACCGTGTTCCAGCCCTGCCCGAGCGGAACCGCCATCGCGACGCAGTTCCAATGGAGTCTCGACGGCAACAGTGTGATGCACTCCGCGGGCCCGGATCGGAAGGTGGAGAGCCTCTGCCTCAACCTGAAGACCGCCAGCAAGGTCGACACCCCGCTGCAGCTGGGAACCTGCAGCGCCGGCGCGACGGTGAACGTCTGGCGGTTCGACCCCGGCGTGGGCGCCGGCATGGCCGGTGAGGAGACCTACCAGCTGGTCAACTATGCCCAGTTCAGCCGCTGTCTCGACGTCACGAACAAGGACACCGGCTACGCCTACATGATCGCCTGGTTCTGCAAGCAGGACCCGAGCGGCGTCGTCGAGTGGAACCAGATCTGGGTGCACCCGATCCCGGTGGAACCCGCCACCGAGAAGGAGGGCCCGGTCGTCGTCACCAACAGTGGGACGAAGTATTGCCTCAAGTCACCGTTGAAGAGTGAGAGCTGGGTGACGGCGGAGAAATGCCCCACCAACCTGAGCGTCTCCGCACTGCCGGACCGGCTGATCTGGAAGGTGCGTCACCAGGACAAGACCTATACGAAGAGTTACCGCATCGAGGACCGGGCCGGGCTCTGCCTGCAACCCACGGATCTCGCCAAGGCGACCAAGGACACCACCCACAGCGACGGCACCAGCCGCATCAAGGTTGCCGTATGCAGCGCCTCCGAGTTGCAGAAGTGGAACGCCCCGGCGAACCTCAGCGGATTCAGCCCGATCGGCGACATCACTGAGAAGTGA
- a CDS encoding PulJ/GspJ family protein — translation MRHRRTGDEEGFSLIEIMITTSIMAVVMAAVTTAVIQVYSGAKRIEHTSIAREQLDNSFRRLDKELRYATNMSEPGEYDGAWYMEYALPAPAKTPEKVECRQLKLENGVLSLAHWVRSSGATQTPGPSAALAGGVILESGVKPFTVYKPGDTPYAKETAGTVGVGTGFGNAFQMTRLRFQVREGTVTMPFDSVFTSQNMTGEAAPTYSEDCGKGRPK, via the coding sequence GTGCGACATCGTCGAACGGGTGATGAGGAAGGCTTCTCCCTCATCGAGATCATGATCACCACGTCGATCATGGCGGTGGTGATGGCCGCGGTGACGACCGCCGTCATTCAGGTCTACTCCGGCGCCAAGCGCATTGAGCACACCTCCATCGCCCGCGAGCAACTGGACAACAGTTTCCGTCGGCTGGACAAGGAACTGCGATACGCCACCAATATGTCCGAGCCTGGCGAGTACGACGGCGCCTGGTACATGGAGTACGCCCTCCCTGCGCCGGCGAAAACCCCTGAGAAGGTCGAGTGCAGGCAGCTCAAGCTCGAGAATGGCGTGCTGAGCCTCGCCCACTGGGTCCGGTCCAGTGGGGCGACCCAGACTCCGGGGCCCTCGGCCGCGCTGGCCGGCGGCGTGATCCTGGAGAGCGGGGTCAAGCCGTTCACCGTCTACAAACCCGGGGACACCCCGTACGCCAAGGAGACCGCCGGAACCGTGGGGGTCGGCACCGGCTTCGGCAACGCCTTCCAGATGACCCGGCTGCGGTTCCAGGTCCGGGAGGGCACGGTCACCATGCCGTTCGACAGCGTCTTCACCTCACAGAACATGACCGGCGAAGCGGCGCCCACGTACAGCGAAGACTGCGGTAAAGGAAGGCCGAAATGA
- a CDS encoding putative Ig domain-containing protein, whose amino-acid sequence MRSVPFGRRTDDEGFTLIEVLVSLAVLSTAMAGLGTFYVNGALAVAQQRDQRQAAQVAAGALEQVRALEGSALLDGRGEAKVKAQWQELQSGPFKDEVTPYLDAMATPFDSVQGEYAYDPDAVGKGDNAPLPTATQKISAGGMAFEQRLLVSGCDVYPFAAKAAERDDCVRPLAVGDPKRPTDTTSILKYYRVVVLISWQHKSCPAARCAYVASTLVSRVKDNAVFSSKRPTPLIRMPFMRTFYRGRSDVSVYLKATGGNLPNTWSATNLPDGLVINAETGEVSGTPTRTGKWSFATTNTTIKVTESTPPEGVASKRSDTDADLNLVWEVVDPPTVTVPTATASRVGDAVRIQPVVTGGVGPFTYTVETSLPTGFVIDSKTGLITGTAARTFTTTIIATDANDVAGRVTHTHTVLDPLTVQAIPSQRIAVASTFTLNTVAAGGDGMYTYAASGLPAELRIGSSTGVISGSPVLIAGRYLPTITVTDGRGSTVSTTFELLVTSASGLAFTSPAAQVDSVLGAQVTLPVTTNAATVGANGVKVTVVGLPAGTSWQNGQDTIFGAPSLAGTYTVTLTAVSSNPVETVIYTFVWRVS is encoded by the coding sequence ATGCGCAGCGTACCGTTCGGCCGACGCACCGATGACGAGGGCTTCACCCTCATCGAGGTGCTCGTCTCCCTGGCGGTCCTGAGTACAGCCATGGCTGGACTGGGCACGTTCTACGTGAACGGGGCCCTTGCGGTCGCCCAGCAGCGCGACCAGCGGCAGGCCGCGCAGGTCGCCGCCGGCGCGCTGGAGCAGGTTCGCGCGCTGGAGGGGTCGGCGCTGCTCGATGGCCGCGGTGAGGCGAAGGTCAAGGCGCAGTGGCAGGAGCTGCAGTCCGGTCCGTTCAAGGACGAGGTGACACCGTACCTGGACGCCATGGCCACACCCTTCGACAGTGTGCAGGGTGAATACGCCTACGACCCGGACGCCGTCGGCAAGGGCGACAATGCACCGCTGCCGACCGCGACGCAGAAGATCTCCGCCGGAGGCATGGCCTTCGAGCAGCGGCTCCTCGTGTCGGGCTGCGACGTCTACCCATTCGCCGCGAAGGCGGCGGAACGGGACGACTGCGTCCGCCCGCTCGCGGTCGGCGACCCCAAGCGGCCGACTGACACCACCTCGATTTTGAAGTACTACCGGGTCGTCGTGCTCATCTCCTGGCAGCACAAGAGCTGCCCGGCCGCCCGGTGCGCCTACGTCGCTTCGACCCTGGTATCCCGGGTCAAGGACAATGCGGTGTTCAGCTCCAAGCGGCCGACGCCGCTCATCCGTATGCCGTTCATGCGGACCTTCTACCGGGGGCGCTCCGACGTCTCGGTCTACCTGAAGGCCACCGGCGGTAACCTGCCCAACACGTGGAGCGCCACCAACCTGCCCGACGGTCTCGTGATCAACGCGGAGACCGGTGAGGTGTCGGGTACGCCGACCAGGACCGGCAAGTGGTCGTTCGCCACCACGAATACGACCATCAAGGTGACCGAGAGCACCCCGCCGGAGGGTGTCGCCTCGAAGCGCTCCGACACCGACGCCGACCTCAACCTGGTCTGGGAGGTCGTCGATCCGCCGACGGTCACGGTGCCCACCGCCACGGCGAGCCGTGTCGGGGACGCCGTCCGGATCCAGCCGGTTGTCACCGGAGGTGTGGGGCCGTTCACCTACACGGTCGAGACGTCGCTGCCCACCGGCTTCGTGATCGACTCGAAGACGGGTCTGATCACCGGAACCGCGGCCCGGACCTTCACCACGACCATCATCGCCACCGATGCCAATGACGTGGCCGGCAGAGTCACGCACACTCACACCGTTCTCGACCCATTGACCGTGCAGGCGATTCCGTCGCAGCGGATCGCCGTGGCATCGACCTTCACCCTGAACACGGTGGCGGCGGGTGGTGACGGGATGTACACCTATGCAGCGTCCGGTCTGCCCGCGGAATTGAGGATCGGCTCGTCCACCGGGGTGATCTCCGGGTCTCCGGTGCTCATCGCCGGCCGCTACCTGCCGACTATCACCGTGACGGACGGACGCGGCTCCACGGTGAGCACCACCTTCGAGCTGCTCGTGACCTCCGCGTCCGGCTTGGCCTTCACGTCTCCGGCCGCACAGGTGGACTCCGTCCTCGGTGCGCAGGTGACGTTGCCGGTGACGACCAACGCCGCCACGGTCGGCGCGAATGGCGTCAAGGTCACGGTGGTCGGATTGCCGGCGGGCACGTCCTGGCAGAACGGCCAGGACACCATTTTCGGTGCACCGTCGCTGGCTGGCACCTACACCGTCACCCTCACCGCGGTCAGCTCCAACCCGGTGGAGACCGTGATCTACACCTTCGTCTGGAGAGTCAGTTGA
- a CDS encoding polyprenyl synthetase family protein, with protein sequence MAAAIPGLSDLVDPSVRDAVSGFLADVETGLYTAVASPDPLVAEVAAHLVRAGGKRFRPMVVALCAQFGDPGRPELLPAAVLMELTHLATLYHDDVMDEASLRRGAASANSRWSNRLAVYVGDFLLARAASMAAGLGDEAVRLQAATLSQLVRGQLAETVGPRGGDPIRHHLRAVEDKTASLIATSARFGGLYSGLSPEHVETLAAFGTAIGIAFQLSDDLLDIASESAQSGKTPGTDLREGVPTLPVLYALSDPSAGSPRLRELLSKGPLTDDGEHAEALALLRESAALKQARETVHGYAEAARRSVGTLPAGAARQTLEQFCHYIAERTG encoded by the coding sequence ATGGCGGCCGCGATACCGGGACTCAGTGACCTCGTCGATCCGTCCGTCCGGGACGCCGTCTCGGGCTTCCTGGCGGATGTGGAGACCGGGCTGTACACCGCCGTGGCCAGCCCCGACCCGCTGGTCGCCGAGGTCGCGGCGCATCTGGTGCGGGCCGGCGGCAAGCGGTTCCGCCCGATGGTGGTGGCGCTGTGCGCCCAGTTCGGCGACCCGGGCCGCCCCGAACTGCTGCCGGCAGCGGTGCTCATGGAGCTGACCCACCTGGCCACCCTCTACCACGACGACGTGATGGACGAGGCGTCCCTGCGGCGCGGCGCGGCCAGCGCGAACTCGCGGTGGAGCAACCGGCTGGCCGTGTACGTCGGCGACTTCCTGCTGGCCCGGGCCGCGTCGATGGCCGCAGGCCTGGGCGACGAGGCGGTCCGCCTCCAGGCCGCCACCCTGTCGCAGCTGGTCCGCGGCCAGCTCGCCGAGACCGTCGGCCCGCGCGGCGGCGACCCGATCCGGCACCACCTGCGCGCCGTCGAGGACAAGACGGCCTCGCTGATCGCCACCTCGGCCCGGTTCGGCGGCCTGTACTCCGGGCTGTCCCCGGAGCACGTGGAGACGCTCGCCGCGTTCGGCACCGCCATCGGGATCGCCTTCCAGCTCTCCGACGACCTGCTCGACATCGCGTCCGAGTCGGCCCAGTCCGGCAAGACGCCCGGCACCGACCTGCGCGAGGGCGTGCCCACCCTGCCGGTGCTCTACGCCCTGTCCGACCCCTCCGCCGGCAGCCCCCGTCTGCGGGAACTGCTCAGCAAGGGCCCGCTCACCGACGATGGTGAGCACGCCGAGGCGCTGGCCCTGCTGCGCGAGTCGGCCGCTCTGAAGCAGGCCCGGGAGACCGTGCACGGCTACGCCGAGGCGGCCCGCCGCAGTGTCGGCACGCTGCCCGCCGGGGCCGCCCGGCAGACGCTGGAGCAGTTCTGCCACTACATCGCGGAACGCACCGGCTGA